atttttgttatattttgttaaaatggaagttgaaatgtttaaaaaaaattattaagagattgaagtattttttttaaacGATATTTGTGTATTTTAAGAAATCTTATTACCAAGAGattgaagtattttatttaaaaagagGCAAATATgatgtattttaagaatatcataatgagattaaagttttttttttaaaggagtcgAACAATATTAAGTGTATTTTAATGAATATCACATTGAGATTGAAGTATTTTTCTTAAGGGGGCAAAAGGTATTATTGTATTTTAATAAATATCACATTGAGATTGAAGTATTTTTCTTGAAGGAGGCAAAAAGCATTAGTGTATTTTTAAGAAATGTTACACTAAAGAGATTGAAGTATTTTATACATAGAGCTTTTAACAGGATGAAATACTGAATGGAAATAAAAGCATTTTTTATCTCCTGGGTTTTTAACTTTTTCGTTTAAAAATCTTAGATCGAGTCGTCTTCTATTCAGAGATTTaagtatttttcttataaataaagaGATTGAAGTGTTTTTCCAAGTGGAGAGCATCCAGGAGAAATCTCTCCGTAAGAAATGCTATGGAGGCGACTCGTTTTTAGAGTTCGGACGCCGAAAGACGACGACCCGCTGGCGAGGGGACTCAAGACTCGCCCTCCTCTTCCGCCCGAACTCGACACGAAGTCTTAGCGAAGTAAGTCTCACGAAGGCCGCTTCCTTTTGTCTCGTTTCAGTTGGCTTGGTACTGTTTTTGCATACTTGTATTTGTAAGTAAAACTGATTGTTTATTGTGTGGCTGGAATTGACTACGAGTTTGTAGGAACTCAGAAACCCCGCAATATTAATAGAAGTCTATGTTATAGATTTGcttatatacataaattcacaATGTACTGGGGAACGACAGGAGAACAGGGATATGGAAAGGGACTTCTGTATTCATTCTTTTTCGCAGTATATTGAtccactttctcttttttttatttttattatatttgtcaaAATTGTATAATCATTTTGTTTTGATAATGTTAATATCCCATAGGGTAGGTATCACCCAATACAGTGTAGTAATTTTATcagtatttatttttaaaattattaaacctattattattagaattataattaaaattagtcttattaaaagtattattaaaattattagaattagtattattattaaaattattattatcaatttgataGGCCATTATGGATACTTTTGTGATCCAGTACTGCATCGTTCTTTACAAACATTTTTTTAATACTTAAATAGTGATAAACTGTTTTTACAACATTGTCTATTAATTAGTTTTCAACATCAAgctattttttagtttttgttttgacAACTATCATCATACAgttcattttgtatattttttttgtcttcTAATCAAACTTGTTGAGTGACCATTAAAACCTTTTTGCCGTGAAATAATTTGATTCCAGGGGATGTTGATgtaggagaggtctaactggtgagggacctatggtcgttgttctatcacgccccagtatctataccgacactcattgagtgagcgagctgggttaatgcctggcattccatgcaactttttttctctggtatatttagcagttagcggctagagtggatatgaatgtgttgaggtggtttggccatgttgagagaatggaaaatggctgtttgctaaagaaggtgatgaatgcaagagttgatgggagaagtacaagaggaaggccaaggtttgggtggatggatggtgtgaagaaagctctgggtgataggaggatagatgtgagagaggcaagagagcgtgctagaaataggaatgaatggcgagcggttgtgacgcagttccggtaggccctgctgcttcctccggtgccttagatgaccgcggaggtagcagcagtaggggactcagcagtatgaagcttcatctgtggtggaaatgtgggaggttgggctgtggcaccctagcagtaccagctgaactcggctgagtccctggttaggctggaggaacgtagagagtagaggtccccttttttgttttgtttcttgttgttgtcggctacccccaaaaattgggggaagtgcctttggtatatgtatgtatgtatgtatatttagcagtatttatgccttagaaatggtgctttaaggtgcatttcatggagcgacacaggttcctctcccagaaatagatttttccttcgtcaaaatccctttatatatTTTGACAAGTAACCTAATGTGGTTATGGTTATGAGTTTGTATGAAAATCTGTCGTTGAAACATATTGTTTTGCAAATACTACCATgagattattttcttttaactttcattATTGATTAAAATCATAAGTAAGGGTATTTCTAAGTGAAAATTTAATAAGGTAATTGTCTaactatcactttttttttctagcAGTTTATAACCTAAATATAAATTCCCACTTAAtgcaaaatttatatttatcataaccATGAGTAGTTTTCTTTTCACTATTGTCAAGTGCTGGTCATCATATCTAGAAACTTAGCTTCTACACCAAAGGTGTAATTGTTAACTTTGAAATTAAGAATGAATAATGATCCAATTTTCCCCAAACAGGAGGACGAGGGAAGTGGCGACGAAGCCGATGCATCGCAGGTTACAGGTTATGGCGCCTGGCAGAGCGTGTCGGGAAAATGCCGGAAGGAGATGTACCAGCCGTACGTCAATCCGCGTCGCCAGTACGACGAGGGGTCGGAGTACGCGGCCGGGAGATCCTACGGCGGCGGAGCGAGATCCATGATGGGGTAAGCATCTGGGAGCTTAATGGGCCAGTATCCCATGGATGACAGGAGGCCCCAAATGCCTCGGATCGGGCTACGACCAGATGCAAGGAAACAGAGATCCGTATGCCAGAGACCCCATGGATGCGTACAGGAGAGATCCTTTGGGCCCTTATGGTGTAACAGCGATGGATCCTTATAGGGCCCCGCCAGGCCCCTACGGCAGGACGCCTGCCGACCCGTATCGGCTTAGCAGAGAAGACTACGATACCCAAGATATGTCTTCGCAGCGTAGCTCAGGACTCGGAATGTACCGCAGAGACTAAATAAGTTACCGATTTTGATTTAAGAATTTCATGTATAAAATTTACTGCTTAATTTTACGTTAAACTTTAGGCTTCAGCTTAAACTTTAGGCTTCAGCCTTGTTCTTAATGGGATCTTTTACCCATGTGAATAGTTAGGTTAGCTTTTATTTTATAATAGTTTACCTTTGATAGAACAGTTTAAAGATGATAGAAACAGTATCTTTGAGAAAGATAAACAAAATAATACTTAGATTGTATTATCATCGGTAAAGGTTCCATCATTTGCTTTCGTGAGCACGAAGATAATTTTATGAACTCATCGTCACTTACGTTTAGTCATTACTTTTACTTTATTaagtgaataaatataaaatagtatcTAATGTAAGAAATTATTCCAGTAAAATAATATTCTCAGGTTTAACGTTTTATTACAAAGTTGCCTTATTTTAATTATGACAAGAAAGACCATGGTTTAAGTTCATTATGAACTATAAAATTGTttaaaactaataaaagtaaaagatcAAGACCCATCAAATATTCTAAAACATCTATTGACAGTGAGACATTAGTAGGTAGTGCGTCATATTCTTCTGTAAGATGACCGTGTCGCCTTCTTCGATTGCAAACTCACCGTAATCCCGAAGGCATCAGACCTGAGGACAAACAATATGAATGAAACTGTGTTTTCCAAGTAGGCAAGTCTtgcattacaatattattattattactagctaatctatagccctagttggaaaagcaggatgctataagcccaagggctctaacagggagaaaattgcccagtgaggaaaggaaacaaggaaataaact
The Palaemon carinicauda isolate YSFRI2023 unplaced genomic scaffold, ASM3689809v2 scaffold210, whole genome shotgun sequence DNA segment above includes these coding regions:
- the LOC137636013 gene encoding uncharacterized protein, with amino-acid sequence MVKKADEDARHNADLNGLDNVAIYTGKAEVNMNAVLAQCVKYKTVVVVDPPRAGLRGRGKWRRSRCIAGYRLWRLAERVGKMPEGDVPAVRQSASPVRRGVGVRGREILRRRSEIHDGVSIWELNGPVSHG